A genomic segment from Danio aesculapii chromosome 17, fDanAes4.1, whole genome shotgun sequence encodes:
- the gjb3 gene encoding gap junction protein beta 3 has translation MDWKTFQALLSGVNKYSTAFGRIWLSVVFVFRVMVYVVAAERVWGDEQKDFDCNTKQPGCANVCYDFYFPISHIRLWALQLIFVTCPSLMVVMHVKYRDERERKAKTKLYDNTGKKHGGLWWTYLISLFAKTGIEITFLYILHHIYDSFYLPRLVKCDVQPCPNVVDCYIGRPTEKRVFTYFMVGASALCIVLSVCEIIYLIAKRISRCANKYKRHNKRSTPINGRYRDEDSNCTIPLHELESKPEYKPETKEDFRSDYKPGSKPQFKSEVKPTFKPAYRLSVDMRASAPNLSAPMYKIQSGII, from the coding sequence ATGGACTGGAAGACTTTTCAAGCCCTGCTCAGCGGGGTGAACAAATACTCCACTGCATTTGGCCGGATATGGCTCTCAGTGGTTTTTGTGTTTAGGGTCATGGTTTACGTTGTAGCGGCAGAGAGAGTTTGGGGTGATGAGCAGAAAGACTTTGACTGCAACACCAAGCAGCCGGGCTGCGCAAACGTCTGCTATGATTTCTACTTCCCCATTTCCCACATAAGACTATGGGCCCTGCAGCTCATCTTCGTCACGTGTCCATCACTAATGGTTGTAATGCACGTGAAATACCGTGATGAACGGGAACGCAAAGCCAAAACTAAACTCTACGACAACACAGGAAAGAAGCACGGTGGACTGTGGTGGACATACCTGATCAGTCTTTTTGCTAAGACAGGCATTGAGATCACCTTCCTGTACATCCTCCACCACATCTACGACAGCTTCTACCTGCCAAGGCTGGTGAAGTGTGACGTCCAGCCATGTCCCAATGTTGTGGACTGTTACATTGGCCGGCCCACAGAGAAAAGAGTCTTCACCTACTTCATGGTGGGAGCGTCAGCGCTCTGCATAGTGCTCAGTGTCTGCGAGATCATCTATCTGATCGCCAAACGCATCAGTCGCTGTGCTAACAAATACAAGCGGCATAACAAAAGAAGTACACCGATTAATGGACGATACCGAGATGAGGACAGCAACTGCACTATTCCTTTGCACGAGCTGGAGAGCAAGCCCGAGTATAAACCAGAGACTAAAGAAGACTTTAGGTCTGACTATAAACCTGGCTCTAAACCGCAGTTCAAATCTGAAGTCAAGCCTACTTTTAAGCCAGCCTACAGGTTGAGTGTGGACATGAGAGCGTCTGCTCCAAATCTCTCAGCACCAATGTACAAGATACAGTCTGGTATCATCTAA